In Carassius carassius chromosome 38, fCarCar2.1, whole genome shotgun sequence, the genomic stretch CCTGGCTGTACAAAGTCTTTCCGGAAAGCAAAACTCCTGCACTATCATATGAAGTACTACCATGGAGATGATCGTCTGATAGAACAGGACCAGACCAGGGCAATGGACAAACACACCACACTTAATAATCAGGAGAGCTCTAAGAAGAGGTGCATTCCATCACATGAGTGTGCGCAGATGTCTCTGAAGAGACACTCTGTTGCCAGTGCACAGAATTACCAACGGTGGCCATCACTAAAGTACAAGGCCAGAGAGAATCAGCTAGACAGAAACATGCAAAGATACTTCAACAAGGAAAGAGAGAGGAGGTTTATGGAAATGGGTATGGCTGATGGATCAActttatatagtatttcacaGAAAACATGTGGGATTTACCGTGTTATTGTTAGTGTTTCCTCCAAAACATGACATGGTCTAACTGAGCTTTGGTTTCTTTCCTTGTAGAAGGTGTGAAGGAACATGACAAgctaaaagagaaacagactagAGACTTTCAGCGAATTAagttaaaggaaaataaaaaaatgagaaaaaccaCATCAGGTGAAGAAATTCAGCATGTTTTCTGAGTGATGATGtatcttttatttttgtgcacAACCACCGTAACTACATGTCTGAAATCTATTAGTTacagtaaattataaatatacgttaaatgtaattaattgaagTCTCCATCTCActctaaatgttttttattttatttattttttttgcaatttgatATGATCTTAAGTTTATGAGTCAGTGTCATTTTAATATCTAATTGATCCCCCCCTTTGTCATATGTTTCCAGATGAGGATAGCATTTCTGATTGGTCCTCTGACAGCTGTGGATGGAGTGAAAATGAAATGGGGGCAGATTTGGATGTCATTGCCTCACCTCTCAGCTGTAGCTCCTCTGCCTCGACTACAGGAAGTCAGGAAACTATCCGTTGTGTGTGTGAAGTGGAAGAGGAAAATGACTTCATGTTACAGGTGACCATTcaaaatcaaagaatcctgaaaaaaaatgtatcttggattccacacaaacatattaagcagcacaacactgACAATAACAGGAAATGTTTCTCGACCACCGAATCAGAATATtcagatgatttctgaagggtcatgtaacactgaagactggagtaatggctgctgaaaattaatctttgcaatcacaggaataaataacattttgaatacattttaaattataaaatatattaaaatggaaaactgtttaaattgcaataatattacagttattatttTTGATCATCGGTAAGCACAAGAGAAAAAATTTACCCAACCAAAACTTTAGAAAAGTAATTTATATGTCAGTAGAAGATTTAGCTGTAAAAATGTCACTATTAATTAACAACCATCATGTTCATTGTTTTCTCTCACTCCTCAGTGTGAAGAGTGCCTGTACTGGCAGCATGGAACCTGTATGGGCCTTCTGGAAGAGAATGTTCCAGAGCGATACGCTTGCTTCATTTGCCGGGATTCCCCAGGTTTGGAAGTGTTGTTAATTTTAGTGTTGTTTTCTGGAGGGAACCTTAAATGTAGACCTTAGGATGAGTGGCACTGACTCAGCTTTATGTCAATTCCTATTTCCTATGCTGGGAAATCTATATTATGGCATATTgtgctatttttagtttaatttaggcTTACAagtgtgtttgtttctgtgtatCCAGGGCAGATCAGAGGTCAGAGACCGCGTCTACGGTACTGGTATGACAGGGACTGGCTTAGCACCGGCCACATGTATGGCCTCTCTTTCCTGGAGAACTACTCCCATAAGAACGGGAAGAAGATTGCAGCCACTCATCAGCTGTTAGGGGACGTTCAGCATGTGGTGGAAGTCCTCAATGGCCTGCAGCTCAAAATTAGTGTGCTACAGTGAGTGATCCAGCTTTATCTCTGTTTGAACCCATAACACAAATTTTGTTTGAAAAGCCTCATGAAAACGGTGTTATACCAATTCACTGCAGGAGCCAAAGTCATCCAGACCTCAAGTTGTGGCGTCAGCCATGGAAAATGACAGAGAAATCCAGGATGAAAACCATGGCTCATCCAGACACAAAAACAGTTTCTGCATCAGCATCCTTGGATGCCATTCAACGTAAAGAGCCCTTGACTTCAACCTTTCAGGACTATATTAGCAGTGAGCATAGCTACCAAAAGCCACAAACACTGTACCAGGTATTGGAGCCGAGGCTGGTGCTGAAGACACGGGTTGAGTCGGTGCTGGAAGACCGGTTGCAAAACACTGAGACAGTGCTGAAGAATGACCAACACTGTAATGGAGAGATCCAACCAGCACTACTGAAGACATGCAGTACTCAGCTGTGCAACCACAGCATGGTGAGGGCCACATCAAATGAGGTTAATATTACATCAGGGTTGGCCAGTGTTGATCCTGGTGAGCCACAGTCCtccagagttcagctccaaccctaattaaacacacctgagcaaGCCAATTAAGGTCTAAGGGTGACTAGAAAGCTATAGGCAGGcctgtggctctccaggacctATATTCAGTGATAGTCATGTAATACAGGGGTGGCGAACAATTATCATGGTCAAATCAAAAGTTCTGGTTCTTAAGTGAGCTGACATATTTAAAGGAGTAGTATATCTAAAACTAATTTGAATATAAATGTTGAAGAATGTGCCATTTTTCCATATGGTGAAAGAGAATGGGTATATGAGTtgttgtcaagctccaaaatgatgaaaaaagtacaataaaagtaTCGTAAAAATAgtcaatttatatataaaatctagAGTTGTTTGCGATGACTGATATTCATTGATTAAAACATGGCCCACTTAGAGCAGTTTTGATGTCAAAACGAAATGACCGATCGTCATTGAGATTTTTTTAcgaggtaaactattcctttaatgattTACAGATGACTTTTAACATGAACAGACTTTTGAACCCAAACTTGTGAACAGACACATTTTATagaaattactacttttattcagcagggctacattaaattgattaaaagtaccACTAAAGACAGCAAACatatattaaattcaaaagtgacagtacagataTTAATAATGTTAAGAAAATGTCTCTTTAATAAAAATGCtcgttcatcaaagaatcctaaaaaaatgtatcatggtttccacaatagTTAGCAGCAAACCTGTTTTCAACATGAACAGTAATAAGAtattttcttgagcaccaaatctgcatgttataattgatttctgaaggatcatgtgacactggaataatgatgctgaaaattcagcaggaataaattccattttgaaaaatattagacatttattgtaaattgtaataatatttcacaatattacggtctTTACTGTATTGTAGATTAAATTAATGCAGagcataaaactttttaaaaaatcttacaagcaaaaatcttatcaaccccgaacttttgaatggttttgCAGTATGGAGTAGACTAACTGTTTTATGTTGTGTGGCCCTGGATGTTACTTTGTTTGATTGAAGGATCTAGGAGAGAAGTGTGAGGCGGATGCTGATGGAGGTGGGGTTAAGGGCGGAGCTCAGCAGCAGCAGTGGAAGATCAGCCTGCTGGAGCATATTGAGACTGTCCAAGAAGAGGTTACTCAAAGGATGGACTTCATCGAAAGGGAGCTTGATGGTGTGCCAGATTGCTTCAGAGGGCTGGATTTGTGTTTTGCTGTTTTTTATGGGCTGATTTGTATTATGAGAATGTTTCATGTATGCTGTGATTCTATATTGATTCTTTTTTCAGTGCTTGAAAACTGGCTGGACTGCACGGGTGAGTTGGAGCCTCCAGAGCCACTGGACCATCTGCCTGAACTCAAGCACAGCATCAAACAGCTGCTGAATGAAATGGAAAAGGTGCAGCAGATTGCTCGGACTTGTGCCACATGAGTGCACCAAGGAATGTTTCACTATCATCACAGGGTTACCTCAGATTGACACATTCCTATACCTTCACAGACTGAAGAGCCAAAAGAATAGACTGAGAACATGTGAAACAGAAATGCTGTTTGTAACAAAGCCTGTGATTCTTAAATGTGAAATCAAGAGAATGTTGCAAAACTTTTTCACCTCACTTATCATTTTTcaacaaatgtgatttaatttTCTTCATTTCTGTTTCAACAAAAGGGAAcatacaacaaaaaacattttaagtatGTTTGCTAAAAGGTTTACTAGACTTGGCTTTGTCATTTAACAAAGCACATCATGCAGTGATTTCTATTATTTTTAGACTTAGTCATAAAGCAATACATATTTTTTCCTTTGCAGAGAAATTGAGTTATTCAAAGTTATGTTTCAGCTAAAAGCCTACTTGAATAGTCAAAAAGGACCCATCCTGTGCTCTTTAAAAGGATAGTAACCTTTAACATGTATTTAACAGGTTGGGTGTGAAATAAAATGTACACAATGAAACTGTTGTTTCTGttctaaattgttttttaaagtatCTCATGCTTAGAATGTTCAAATgggttttttcttttaatattgcatatttatttttaaaacaactgtgaatataattacataatttcatcCTCTGTAGTTTACTATTACTTTAACCCTAAATGCAGCAAATGTGATCAGTATTGCCACTTCCTTATGGATTAGCCATAAAATCTTTAATATATTAACAAAGACTGAACCACATGACTGTATGTCTAGAAGGAAAAACTTTATTCCAGCTTGGAAATACAAAATTTTTCATTCTGAATGCATTTCAGTACTGCAAATCTAATTACTCATTATGCATACTGGCTATCATCTTAATGAGCATacaatgaatataataaaattctgtcattatgtgCGTACCTTATGTCTTTCGTAAACTGGGTGACTGGAAAACAGTATTCCCCCTTCATACTGCATTATGATGAAGACTGATTGTTTAACATGTGTTCCGGCTATTCAAAATAGATACACTTAattttaacttaattaattaAAGCACGTtgtatgtatacagtatgtgtataccTGGTCTGCtatgtgattttattttgaattagaatcagaatgagctttattgtcaaGTATGTTTAAACGCACAAGGGATTTATCTTTGTGGCAGGAACTTCagctgcagaaaaaaaatatatatatttagaagaagaagaaaaaaacacattgcgGAACCAAAGAAAAAAACGTAACTGTAGATAAAGTCGTGACGTGGTTATCATAGCCAACCTCACGAGGGCGATGAATGGCTTTATGAGGGGGTCTTCCGAGCGCGCTGAGTGTAACGCGGGAGCCCAGAAAACCCCGCCCACCGAGTGACATCAAAGCACGGCTGGCAGAGACTGCGAGCCCTCCTTTTGCTTCCACCAGCCTCCGTTCACTTCTACATCTTTGTGGAGGATTTTCCTTGCTCAGATCCAAGTATTGTACATCCGACTGGTAGGTGAGTTAAATGTCTCATTTTAGAACTAAAATAGTACAGTTTGTTATAGGAATGTGAATGAGACCGACGGGAATTATGTGACATAATTTAGAGTGATGGTGTTGTTATTTTCTTTACAGCGACCAAtgcaattcattttaaaatggctCCATGCTTCTAAACAGCGAGGAGCCACAAAAACATCGATTTCCATTACAACAGCCGCTGAATAAGACTCACGCACATTGTGATTTATTAATGATCGATTTTTTTTCATCCACTTATCTCACACATCAGACACTGAAGATGTTGAATCTTGTCGCCAAAAAAACCCAAACTTTAGATGTGATGGTTTTTAATTCAGTGCATTTTTAGTCTTTACGTCGCTGCAGATGTTTCATAGTTTTCGTAGATAAAGAGGGCCAGCTGCATCCTACATTCAGTCTTTTGAATTGGATTTGTCTTTGTCTACCCGCAGTTTCAGTGAAAGAATGTGTTGCTGTTGAAGTGCATCTGAATTTATGTTGCTAAATTATTTACGTCGGTCTAACTTTGATTCGTGATAGTCCTGTTTCTTAATTTAAACctttatgtatgtataaaatgTAAGTATTTCTCAATTGATTAACTCTTGTCATATGACGCCTACATATCAAAAACAGTGTAAAGTGATGGATTTTTGGGATAGTTTCAATTATATACGACACAACTTCCGGCATGACACAAATGACATTGTCCTCGGTCACCTGCTCATTGGAAGGTCGCAGTGCTGAGGATGTGAACTCCATGTTCTCACAGGTGTGCGGTTTAACACACTCAGACAATGTGATAGTGCACTACACACTGTTGACACGACAAACAAACAACACTAACCTGTTGTTATCTTCAACACAGGACACAATAGAGACCCCCTCACAGTCTTCTTAGCTGAAATCTGTTTGTCATACATACACTGATACAGTGTTTATTGTAATACACAGTATGTTTTAATCAGTTGTTTTCAATTCAAAGCCATAACAGATCTGTATACTGCTGTTTGAGATAGAAATCCAATTAAACTGGTACAAAAACAGGCACAGTGAATGCATTAGCTCGTTTTACTTTAATTActctttaaattcatttttttttctttttccttatttttaaaatgtgtaatcGATGTGTTTCCTATTGCTGAGATGTTAACATTTTAACTTCCCTATAGAGAAGAATATTCTTTTATAtgtagagcgagagagagagttagtgtgtTCCTGTAGGATGGCATGTGGAGATGTCAGGAAATCCTGGATCTCTTTGGAGCAGCGAGCTTTAATTAAGCTATGCTTCAGTTCAATTGAGTGTGCTCACAATCTCAATAACCCTGCTAATCAGGTCTGTGGACTAGCATGAGTGCAAATGGGTAGTCTATGGCCTGTGCTTTACAGAGATAAGGGAAGGCACTTTTTCTCGAACTCGCCATTCTAATGTGTCATGGATCTTTTTGAAGAATCTTTATGCAGCACTTTGCCGTACAAACTTCATCTAGCTTTAGAAGACTTGGTATTTAATGCATAAGGCTAGTATTGTGTCATTTAATGGTCTGTTTTGTCCTTTTTTGGGGTTTGTGATCAGTAAAAACTATTGATGAATGGGAAAAAAGGTTATTAATCTTAAGAACATGTTGCATTTTTAGTGAAATATCTCTTAAGTAAACTAAACATTACGTGCATTGCGACATtacgaatgttcctctgcagtCCTCATAGCATCCTCTGTAAAGCACCTGCTGCAGGTGGAGCAGTATCACAGGAGACTGCCAGGCTGTTGGTTGTGTGATGTGGACAGATTCCAAGATGCTCCTCCAGACTGTCCCTCACTTCATGTGCAAGACCGAAAGCACAGTCTGTAGTCCTTAATGAGCTATTTGAATTCCGATGATGATACCAAACATaatttttccaattaaatttaGCTGGGTTTATCTAATATCTAAGATATTTTGTGAAGTATATCTGTTTCATGGAAGTTTTGAATATATCATGATGCAGGATGATTTCTGATTATTTCATAAACTGTGGTATTTATACTAAAGCTCAAAAGTTTAAAGTGtaagattgtttttaaataaataaaaatgtttatttagtaaAGAATAAAGATGCGGtaaaatcaaaagtgacattaaagacacttgtgattttaccaaaaaatatgtctatttcaaataaatgctgttcgtttGAAACTTCTATTCAACAGTGAATCGTgaatataaatagataaataaatatcacGGTTTCGACAACAATGTTAtgggagtaatagctgctgaaaatttagctttgccttcACAtgagaaaatttaatttttaaatatattaaaaacagttaaaaaaatttttatcgTAATAACaatgttactattttaatgtatttttgattaaataaaagcagccttagcagccttggtgagtataaaagACTTTTCCTTTCAAAAGGATTAAAAATTTTTACCAtccccaaacatttaaacagtagtgtataggATTGTAAAACTTTGGTACTGTTTTCATTGAAATTATACTGTTAccagtttttaattgtattttacctTACCGACTGGACTGTTTACTGAAAAACTAGTTGGTTGTTTGCATAGTGTAGCCTAATTGCTGCATAGTGAATGGCAAATTTAATGCTCTGGAGCGTTTGTTCTAATTTGAGTCTCTTTCCATAAGGAAAcactccactttaaaaaaaaaaaaaaaaaataggctaattttctagctcccctagagttaaacagttgagttttactgtttttgaatccattcagccgatctccaggtctgggggtagcacttttagcttagcttagcatagatcattgaatctgattagaccattaacATCtccctcaaaaatgaccaaatagtttctgtatttttttctgtttaaaacttcactcttctgtagttacataaTGTACTAAGAtcaatcaaggaactttgctgccgtaccattgGTGCAGCAGGCACaagtgatattacgcagcacctgaaaatagtcccagGAACTCTGCAACTACACAAAGGCTGCGTTTgcacttggcattaacatgcgacCTGTATCCGGATGTTgtccacatacagtacacattgaAAAGACAAGTGTAAACGCACTTCTGATCGTAATGTTATCCAATCAGCGTGTCCTGATCCAGAGTCAAGGACACATTGTGATTGGATCTCAGTGTAATGTAAACCAAATCCAGCCATTATGTCTGCATTCACAGATGGACGTCACACAAACGCCACCCCCTCTCTCGCGAACTGTCCGAAGAGAGACGGAGAACACCCGTGTGGAGCGCTGGTTAGACTCTTACACTTATatttgatttgtaaaatgtcctgcgACTGAAAatgttttccaaaagaaaacctaCTACTTCATATTGACTTCAGACCATTCTCTGcagacttatttaaatattgcGTGGGAAAGGCAGATCCAATCGGTTATCCAGATAGAAAAGTCAGTTGATGTTGCCAAGTGTAAACCCGCCGTGTTCTGATTGACTGATGATCCGATCTGCTTGATCAGATCACTGTGATTGCATAACTCAACTAATAACTAAACtcaactctctcttttttaaGTGGAGTATTCCTTCAAGAGAAGTCTAGTGAAGAGAGAACGGCAGCTCGCAAACAAACGTATAGTATAGGGTGGCTGTGGTTAGCATGAATGTCTGAAGATTTGTGACTTCCTTGTGACCTTAATTTGTAGATCCTGCTGTTGCTACGTGGTGCACTTGATTCGTTTATATTTTCAGATGTGCACTTTGTTAATCAGCTTACACCCATCTAATATCTGACCTACAAAAACGAATCATTCCTGTGTTGGATTGCTAAGCTCTTTTAATAAATTTCACCAGTTCTTCCAGTTCTTTGTCTTATTAGCATTAAAGATCATTTGTTGTGGCCTGTTGTATGAGCTGTGTGGGTTTCATGTGGTTGTTCTGGACTGTAGCCAGACCACTAAAACCTGTGTCTTTGGTTTTGTGCCATGTTTTTTCTGTCTCCTACTGTTTCTCCTCCCATTTTCACCTTGACAGCTGTGCTTCTGCCTGATGGCTCAATATCAGGCCGGCCTGCTGAGATGTCTCAGTCTATTCCATCAAACTGATCATCAGATTTCAGACTGACCTAGCACTTTTTCAGATCACAGTAGagggtctttttttattttatttgctcagTGTACCTTCATGCTGTTCTTGAATTTTAATCCTTAAAAGTAGTTTGTACTGGATCCCTAAGGAGTTAAGGCTCTTGAAAGCAAAATACATAACAATCCTTTTCTAAGCACAGCAGTACTAGTTCTGctcttacaatttttttttttttacatgagccTGCATGAGAAAGTTTAGTGTCTCTTTGGCTTTTTTTACCCTGAAATTCTTATTGGTTTATTAATGATTAACAGTATAAGTACTACTATTCAGAAGTtaagagtcagtaagatttttttaaaattaatgaatacattatttttttatcaatcacGCATTAAAGGGAAAATGGTAGTACTTCCTGTGGTGCACTTACAAtactggtatttttttttatcaataaatttTCCATCATGAATTTAGCTTTCTCATTTGAACACTGCTGGAAGGGGCATGTCTGCTGTAaatgcccactgctatgattggctatcAGCTTTGCATATGAAATTAGCATTACATATGGAATTGCCTCAAAAACTTTAACTGCGTTTTTACTATAactattataacattatatttagAACTATTTCCATTGCATCAAAGGTTGCACCACTGCACTGTAGCCGAACACAGTCATgtctataataaaataataataaaacaccagATGCCGTTTTTTACACCAAAAAAACTATCTCGTAATTGTTGGACAGACATAAGTTGTTCAGAACACTCCTACTTGATTACATACTATGATGACACACCCTCAAACTACG encodes the following:
- the LOC132119495 gene encoding PHD finger protein 20-like, whose amino-acid sequence is MSKMPPNRRGIKFEVGTALEARDSLKNWYTANIEKIDYENEKILIHYRQWSHRYDEWFDWASPYLRPVERIQLRREGRQEDSFIPGFHVNDKVLASWSDCRFYPAKVLAVNKDASYTVKFYDGVIQTVKGIHVKPFTKERTKKLTAKNGETPMLKKTEKDTNMQEENGVSDAKQAAGQTDCVPKKEEDEISDLDREEGEKKKINGNRTCLKVENISILEQVGQHNYSKSFLKKVSGTEEAAVKMEDSAVFDSGMNFNEAMVKRNETEEAEVQVEQKKEEIKGQCLPHDRKAQKQRIRRKRRLSMARRSSKKIKTDSGKHFHKDSKSTCASTSQEKELDPLDLTPSSNGTAVPKAQCQSETFKPTTVRKQAFHNPNRFSREPLYRVIRNQPPPVLSINLDHNPCKCSIPGCTKSFRKAKLLHYHMKYYHGDDRLIEQDQTRAMDKHTTLNNQESSKKRCIPSHECAQMSLKRHSVASAQNYQRWPSLKYKARENQLDRNMQRYFNKERERRFMEMEGVKEHDKLKEKQTRDFQRIKLKENKKMRKTTSDEDSISDWSSDSCGWSENEMGADLDVIASPLSCSSSASTTGSQETIRCVCEVEEENDFMLQCEECLYWQHGTCMGLLEENVPERYACFICRDSPGQIRGQRPRLRYWYDRDWLSTGHMYGLSFLENYSHKNGKKIAATHQLLGDVQHVVEVLNGLQLKISVLQSQSHPDLKLWRQPWKMTEKSRMKTMAHPDTKTVSASASLDAIQRKEPLTSTFQDYISSEHSYQKPQTLYQVLEPRLVLKTRVESVLEDRLQNTETVLKNDQHCNGEIQPALLKTCSTQLCNHSMDLGEKCEADADGGGVKGGAQQQQWKISLLEHIETVQEEVTQRMDFIERELDVLENWLDCTGELEPPEPLDHLPELKHSIKQLLNEMEKVQQIARTCAT